A region from the Leptospirillum ferriphilum ML-04 genome encodes:
- a CDS encoding protein phosphatase CheZ: MQILTILTRENKLWGIRLYDIQKILSSDLLIPDQNPVDSVIGRLEEGGEKIVVHDLRRILDTPLTAPPAKILLIGSTTGNRFGLAVEKLGRVLRIQDNSLHPAPALLPGFHCLTGPDIKGSELVVIDPDGSSAGKEMPSQTSSSENLTSSATDSLPEDFLTQIGKTAREIQKILSLSDSMLDTMKLVENHLPTTSGGLETVSRMTEEAAHTLLAVLEASLEANQDIRTTLRQAGTDPARLQQNIPAIESLLASQETRILEGFEAMVFQDLVGQNLRKITQTLNDLEKRLLTILMEFSPEREGGTPSPPAGEAPSGLEALDLKGVPSESTFSQDSVDKLLSEFGF; the protein is encoded by the coding sequence GTGCAAATTCTGACGATTCTGACCCGGGAAAATAAACTCTGGGGCATCCGGCTCTACGATATCCAGAAAATTCTTTCATCTGATTTGCTCATTCCCGACCAAAATCCGGTTGACTCTGTCATCGGACGCCTCGAAGAAGGCGGGGAAAAGATTGTCGTCCACGATCTCCGGAGAATCCTGGACACCCCCCTGACAGCGCCTCCCGCCAAGATCCTTCTGATCGGCTCGACGACCGGCAATCGTTTTGGCCTGGCGGTTGAAAAACTGGGAAGAGTGCTGCGCATCCAGGACAACAGTCTTCATCCCGCTCCCGCTCTCCTGCCCGGTTTTCATTGTCTCACCGGACCGGATATCAAAGGGTCGGAACTTGTCGTGATCGATCCGGACGGATCTTCCGCCGGAAAAGAGATGCCCTCGCAAACATCCTCTTCCGAAAACCTCACATCATCGGCTACGGACAGCCTCCCGGAAGATTTTCTGACACAAATCGGAAAGACAGCCCGGGAAATCCAGAAGATTCTCTCCCTGTCGGATTCGATGCTGGATACCATGAAGCTCGTCGAAAACCACCTGCCCACCACATCCGGCGGACTCGAAACGGTGTCCCGAATGACGGAAGAAGCTGCACACACCCTTCTGGCCGTCCTCGAAGCGTCCCTGGAGGCGAATCAGGACATTCGGACGACACTTCGGCAGGCCGGCACGGATCCCGCACGTCTTCAACAAAACATTCCCGCGATCGAGTCTCTTCTGGCTTCCCAGGAAACACGCATCCTCGAGGGATTCGAAGCGATGGTCTTCCAGGACCTCGTGGGGCAGAACCTCCGGAAGATCACGCAGACTCTCAATGATCTCGAAAAACGCCTTCTCACCATCCTGATGGAGTTTTCCCCCGAACGGGAGGGAGGCACCCCCTCCCCTCCTGCCGGAGAAGCCCCTTCCGGACTGGAAGCTTTGGATTTGAAAGGTGTCCCTTCGGAATCCACTTTTTCCCAGGACTCGGTGGACAAGCTGCTCTCGGAATTCGGCTTCTGA